The Hydra vulgaris chromosome 11, alternate assembly HydraT2T_AEP genome contains a region encoding:
- the LOC136086880 gene encoding uncharacterized protein LOC136086880, whose translation MYCFPSFKRNSIKREQWVSQLRREGNKKGSAWKPGTADRVCSDHFVDKIPTVMNLNPTINMGFYQPEQKKPRRTLMKHPITSLPCSSKMQPVEPLLTEKSIVTEFSSLSFNADVLSPILSDHTYSLSLPQLNYCTSCEYKSSLITSYVSKVNSLTNQLKKSKIKQTVKLKQKFSWRLVNNDKRMNFYTGISSIAIFNVIFGLLKPFLPSIRYWRGPKHSRSKVKQLKSISKCKLLSHKEEFLMTLMRIIAYILGNAIIVWLPSEVIKKNLPEFFVKAKHHKCRVILDCFEIFIERLKSLYNQAVTWSDYKHHNTVKVLIGIAPNGYITFLSKCYGGRASDKFITSESGFYNLLERGDEVMADRGFQIRELLFRYCSLSVPPGARVKSQMTATECKKTTDVANLRIHIERAINRIKTFPILKNVLPISMLHRMDDIILSCAALCNLKPALIKK comes from the exons ATGTATTGTTTCcctagttttaaaagaaatagcaTAAAAAGAGAACAATGGGTTAGTCAGCTTAGACGAGaaggaaataaaaaaggaaGTGCATGGAAACCAGGAACTGCAGATAGAGTATGCTCTGAtcattttgttgataaaattccAACTGTTATGAACCTTAATCCAACAATAAATATGGGTTTTTATCAACCTGAACAAAAAAAGCCTAGAAGAACTTTAATGAAGCACCCAATCACTTCTTTACCATGTTCTAGTAAAATGCAACCTGTAGAACCTTTGTTGACTGAAAAAAGTATTGTCACAGAGTTTTCAAGTCTTAGTTTTAATGCTGATGTTTTATCACCTATATTATCAGACCATACGTATTCATTGAGCTTACCACAACTTAACTATTGTACTTCATGTGAATACAAATCTTCACTTATCACTTCTTATGTTAGTAAGGTAAATAGCCTtactaatcaattaaaaaagtcaaaaataaaacaaacagtCAAGCTTAAACAAAAATTCTCTTGGAGATTAGTTAACAATGATAAAAGAATGAACTTTTATACTGGTATATCTTCGATTgctatttttaatgttatttttggtttgttaaaaccatttttacccTCCATTCGTTATTGGAGAGGCCCAAAACATTCACGTAGCAAAGTTAAACAACTAAAATCTATATCTAAATGTAAACTGTTATCACACAAAGAAGAATTTTTAATGACACTTATGAG aattattGCTTATATTCTCGGAAATGCTATTATTGTTTGGCTCCCAAgtgaagtcataaaaaaaaacttaccagAGTTCTTCGTGAAAGCAAAGCATCACAAGTGTAGAGTGATTCttgattgttttgaaatatttattgaacgTCTAAAGTCCCTTTACAACCAAGCAGTGACTTGGTCTGATTACAAGCACCACAACACTGTCAAGGTATTAATTGGTATAGCACCAAATGGGTACATAACGTTTCTATCTAAATGTTACGGTGGAAGAGCATcagataaatttattacaagtgAAAGTGGTTTTTACAATCTGTTGGAAAGAGGCGACGAGGTGATGGCAGACAGAGGATTTCAAATAAGAGAACTATTATTCCGTTATTGCAGTTTATCAGTTCCACCAGGTGCAAGAGTAAAGAGTCAAATGACTGCAACTGAATGCAAGAAGACTACTGATGTTGCGAACTTAAGAATTCACATTGAAAGGGCCATAAACcgaataaaaacttttccaatcttaaaaaatgttttacccATTTCTATGCTTCATCGTAtggatgatattattttatcgtGTGCAGCTTTATGCAATTTAAAGcctgctttaataaaaaaataa